A genome region from Geminicoccus roseus DSM 18922 includes the following:
- the gspG gene encoding type II secretion system major pseudopilin GspG yields MSLKRRRSPSSEAGFTLIELLVVLVILGLLAALAGPRVLGYLSSARSDTAKLQIENLGQALELYKLDNGNYPTTAQGLVALVTAPSGANSWRGPYLTKPELPKDPWGRDYVYRSPGQQGPYDLGSLGSDGTPGGQGDAADVGNIAR; encoded by the coding sequence ATGTCCCTCAAGCGCCGTCGTTCACCCAGTTCCGAAGCAGGTTTCACCCTGATCGAGCTGCTTGTCGTGCTGGTCATCCTGGGTCTGCTCGCAGCACTCGCCGGTCCACGCGTGCTCGGTTACCTGTCGAGTGCGCGCTCCGATACAGCCAAGCTGCAAATCGAGAACCTCGGCCAGGCCCTGGAGCTCTACAAGCTCGACAACGGCAACTACCCCACAACGGCGCAGGGGCTGGTGGCGCTGGTGACCGCACCTTCGGGTGCCAATTCCTGGCGCGGCCCCTACCTGACCAAGCCCGAGCTCCCGAAGGACCCTTGGGGTCGTGACTACGTTTATCGTTCCCCGGGCCAGCAGGGGCCCTACGATCTTGGCTCGCTCGGCTCGGACGGCACGCCGGGTGGGCAGGGCGATGCGGCGGACGTCGGCAACATCGCGCGCTGA
- a CDS encoding N-acetylglucosamine-6-phosphate deacetylase → MKPTSSPIDGLVLVGDQFRPALVRFGHRIEAVEPQSRVRDDQFIIPGFVDSHSHGGGGADVMDGAAAVARVADFHLRHGTTTLLPTTVTAPKEELLAAFAGIAEARRDGSAIRADLPGVHLEGPFINPDKLGAQPPFAIPPDLELFDRLYDRAPVIVATIAPENDPGHRLISHMCHRGTKVQIGHSLASCAQCRDAMAAGVAGFTHLFNAMSGADHRRPGVAAAALAFGSHAEIIPDLLHVDAAMLMMARRAIPGLYAVTDAMAAAGCPAGAYRLGTHDVISDGSSARLQDGTLAGSILTMNRAFANFLALGMPMVEAAQRTSTIAARYLGLADRGRIAPGLRADLLVVDGNGRLREIYCGGVPVEPAAE, encoded by the coding sequence ATGAAACCAACTTCATCTCCGATCGACGGTCTCGTGCTGGTCGGAGACCAGTTCCGGCCAGCACTGGTGCGTTTCGGACACAGGATCGAGGCGGTTGAGCCGCAGTCCAGGGTCCGCGACGACCAATTCATCATTCCGGGATTTGTGGATTCCCACAGTCACGGCGGTGGAGGTGCCGACGTGATGGACGGGGCCGCGGCAGTCGCCCGGGTCGCCGACTTTCATCTCCGGCACGGGACGACGACGCTCCTGCCGACCACGGTGACCGCGCCCAAGGAGGAACTGCTCGCCGCCTTCGCGGGAATCGCGGAGGCGCGGCGCGACGGCTCGGCCATCCGCGCGGACTTGCCCGGCGTGCATCTGGAAGGGCCTTTCATCAATCCGGACAAGCTCGGGGCGCAGCCGCCATTCGCCATCCCGCCCGATCTGGAACTGTTCGACCGGCTGTACGATCGCGCACCGGTCATCGTCGCGACCATAGCACCGGAAAACGATCCGGGGCACCGATTGATCTCGCATATGTGCCATCGCGGCACAAAGGTGCAGATCGGGCACAGTCTGGCCAGCTGCGCGCAGTGCCGGGACGCGATGGCGGCGGGGGTCGCGGGCTTCACCCATCTCTTCAACGCGATGAGCGGGGCCGACCATCGCCGGCCGGGCGTGGCCGCGGCCGCGCTGGCCTTCGGCAGCCACGCCGAGATCATCCCGGACCTGCTGCACGTCGATGCGGCCATGCTGATGATGGCGCGCCGCGCCATCCCCGGCCTCTATGCCGTCACCGATGCGATGGCCGCGGCGGGCTGCCCGGCGGGGGCGTACCGGCTGGGTACTCATGATGTGATTTCCGATGGAAGCTCCGCCCGTCTACAGGATGGAACCTTGGCAGGCAGCATCCTCACGATGAATCGGGCATTCGCAAACTTTCTCGCACTGGGAATGCCGATGGTCGAGGCAGCGCAGCGCACGTCCACCATCGCCGCGCGCTATCTGGGGCTCGCCGACCGTGGTCGGATCGCGCCGGGTCTGCGCGCCGATCTGCTGGTGGTCGACGGGAACGGCAGGCTGCGGGAGATCTACTGCGGCGGCGTGCCGGTCGAGCCCGCGGCCGAATGA
- a CDS encoding DEAD/DEAH box helicase — protein MLPFSRADLERLYHPATWKRGETLQEQGTVVELDVERDGKTISGKVKEPDRRVPYLVRIQVQNGRGGRVKVSSTCTCMIHTQCEHAVALLLHALHKTAAPEPEEQTVAIDSELEAWLAAMTGSVRAGDSDNDVVLYLLEPAQRSWRDMGVAQPVSVRTIRARRLRDGMYGRDNPVSIAQIASDDAPRFVTIEDQVIARMLSGVSGNVRRLAGQTDGEILRMMLATGRCHWQSTTNPALAFGEDQPGKVVWRFNGEGQQRALCELQEANDDTVILNLGQPWYADLKNGVVGKVETGLDVRQLRHLLNAPAVPAVTAGLIRQKLVAAVPDIPLPEPLKKRERIEVAPTPVLHLHCPRVQVQRGLGWNKEIEDVDLPLLRLSFDYAGAQIGWQDGKTEINHVSDNRLLVIARDALLEVPYVERLNALGLQPLGPTGLGKFADPTCRQDFTFEEGEEDDDLSFRWVQFNHQELPRLAREGWKVTFSPEYPYRVAKVTNGWHLDVVESGIDWFEAKVEIDVDGERLPLLPVILELFERAPESMSPSALEEAGEEPIYANLPDGRILPIPAERLAAILRSLYELLAAGKVDDTGTLRLTKAEATRLIQLEDELPPNTLAWNGGETIRKVARQLSSTGEMPKCLPPRQLKAELRPYQQQGLDWLQFLHHSNISGVLADDMGLGKTLQTLAHIALLKEQGKLGKPVLIVGPTSLIPTWRSEVRKFVPNIRLLVLHGQDRHDLFEHIQDYDVVLTSYALLLRDADELLAREWRLVVLDEAQAIKNPTTKLARTAYKIKADQRLCLTGTPIENHLGELWSMFNFLMPGYLGDRENFRKVFRTQIEKDGNQERQQLLAARVRPFMIRRTKDQVAQDLPEKNEIMREIDLTDTQRDLYETVRLAMHARVRQEIAERGISQSNIAILEALLKLRQVCCDPRLLKSDKVDGFGLSQSAKLDLLSSMLPDMIENGRRIIIFSQFVEMLDLIEKMLGELGIDFVKLTGRTKDRETPVKRFQAGEVPIFLISLKAGGTGLTLTRADTVIHYDPWWNPAVEAQATDRAHRIGQDKTVFVYKLISAGTVEEKMIELQQKKKQLVDGILTGTAGSMSFSEQDIDQLFSPLQA, from the coding sequence ATGCTGCCCTTCTCTCGTGCCGACCTCGAGCGGCTCTATCATCCGGCAACCTGGAAGCGCGGGGAAACGCTCCAGGAGCAGGGTACGGTTGTCGAGCTCGACGTCGAGCGCGACGGCAAGACCATTTCCGGCAAGGTGAAGGAACCTGACCGGCGTGTCCCGTACCTGGTCCGGATCCAGGTGCAGAACGGGCGCGGCGGCCGGGTGAAGGTGTCCTCGACCTGCACCTGCATGATCCACACCCAGTGCGAGCATGCGGTCGCGCTGCTGCTGCACGCCCTGCACAAGACCGCCGCGCCGGAGCCCGAGGAGCAGACGGTCGCGATCGACAGCGAACTGGAGGCCTGGCTCGCGGCGATGACCGGCAGCGTGCGCGCCGGCGATTCCGACAACGACGTGGTGCTCTACCTCCTGGAGCCGGCGCAGCGCTCCTGGCGGGACATGGGGGTCGCCCAGCCGGTGAGCGTGCGCACGATCCGGGCGCGCCGGCTGCGCGACGGGATGTACGGGCGCGACAACCCGGTCTCGATCGCCCAGATCGCCAGCGACGACGCCCCGCGCTTCGTCACCATCGAGGACCAGGTGATCGCCCGGATGCTGTCGGGCGTGTCGGGCAACGTGCGCCGGCTGGCCGGGCAGACCGACGGCGAGATCCTGCGGATGATGCTCGCCACCGGCCGTTGCCACTGGCAGAGCACCACCAACCCGGCGCTCGCCTTTGGCGAGGACCAGCCGGGCAAGGTGGTCTGGCGCTTCAACGGCGAGGGCCAGCAGCGGGCCTTGTGCGAACTGCAGGAAGCCAACGACGACACGGTCATCCTGAACCTGGGGCAGCCCTGGTACGCCGACCTGAAGAACGGCGTGGTCGGCAAGGTCGAGACCGGCCTGGATGTCCGCCAGCTCCGCCACCTGCTCAACGCGCCGGCCGTGCCGGCCGTCACCGCCGGGCTGATCCGCCAGAAGCTGGTGGCCGCCGTGCCGGACATCCCGCTGCCGGAACCCTTGAAGAAGCGCGAGCGCATCGAGGTTGCGCCGACGCCGGTGCTGCATCTGCACTGCCCGCGCGTCCAGGTGCAGCGCGGGCTCGGCTGGAACAAGGAGATCGAGGACGTCGACCTGCCGCTCCTGCGGCTGTCCTTTGACTATGCCGGCGCGCAGATCGGCTGGCAGGACGGCAAGACCGAGATCAACCACGTCTCCGACAACCGCCTGCTGGTGATCGCCCGCGACGCCCTGCTCGAGGTTCCCTATGTCGAGCGCCTGAACGCGCTGGGCCTGCAGCCGCTCGGCCCCACCGGCCTTGGCAAGTTCGCCGATCCGACCTGCCGGCAGGACTTCACCTTCGAGGAAGGCGAGGAGGACGACGATCTCAGCTTCCGCTGGGTCCAGTTCAACCACCAGGAGCTGCCGCGCCTGGCCCGGGAAGGCTGGAAGGTCACCTTCTCGCCGGAATACCCGTACCGGGTCGCCAAGGTCACCAATGGCTGGCACCTGGACGTGGTGGAGAGCGGCATCGACTGGTTCGAGGCCAAGGTCGAGATCGACGTGGACGGCGAGCGCCTGCCGCTCCTGCCGGTGATCCTGGAACTGTTCGAGCGCGCCCCGGAAAGCATGTCGCCCTCCGCCCTGGAGGAGGCGGGCGAGGAGCCGATCTACGCCAACCTGCCGGACGGGCGGATCCTGCCGATCCCGGCCGAGCGGCTGGCGGCGATCCTGCGCTCGCTCTACGAGCTGCTGGCCGCCGGCAAGGTCGACGACACCGGCACGCTGCGGCTCACCAAGGCCGAGGCGACCCGGCTGATCCAGCTCGAGGACGAGCTGCCGCCCAACACGCTGGCCTGGAACGGCGGCGAGACGATCCGCAAGGTCGCCCGCCAGCTCTCCTCGACCGGCGAGATGCCCAAATGCCTGCCGCCGCGGCAGCTCAAGGCGGAGCTGCGCCCCTACCAGCAGCAGGGCCTCGACTGGCTGCAGTTCCTGCACCACTCGAACATTTCCGGCGTGCTGGCCGACGACATGGGCCTGGGCAAGACCCTGCAGACCCTGGCGCACATCGCCCTGCTCAAGGAGCAGGGCAAGCTCGGCAAGCCGGTGCTGATCGTCGGGCCGACCAGCCTGATCCCGACCTGGCGCTCCGAAGTGCGCAAGTTCGTGCCGAACATCCGGCTGCTGGTCTTGCACGGCCAGGACCGGCACGATCTGTTCGAGCACATCCAGGACTATGACGTGGTCCTGACCTCCTACGCGCTCCTCCTGCGCGATGCCGACGAGCTGCTCGCCCGCGAGTGGCGGCTGGTCGTGCTGGACGAGGCGCAGGCGATCAAGAACCCGACCACCAAGCTCGCCAGGACCGCCTACAAGATCAAGGCCGACCAGCGGCTGTGCCTGACCGGCACGCCGATCGAGAACCACCTGGGCGAGCTCTGGTCGATGTTCAACTTCCTGATGCCCGGCTACCTGGGCGATCGGGAGAACTTCAGGAAGGTGTTCCGCACCCAGATCGAGAAGGACGGCAACCAGGAGCGCCAGCAGCTCCTGGCGGCGCGCGTCCGCCCGTTCATGATCCGCCGCACCAAGGACCAGGTCGCCCAGGACCTGCCCGAGAAGAACGAGATCATGCGCGAGATCGACCTGACCGACACGCAGCGCGACCTCTACGAGACGGTGCGCCTGGCGATGCATGCCAGGGTCCGCCAGGAGATCGCCGAGCGCGGCATCTCGCAGTCCAACATCGCGATCCTGGAGGCGCTGCTCAAGCTCCGCCAGGTCTGCTGCGACCCGCGCCTCCTGAAGTCGGACAAGGTCGACGGCTTCGGCCTCTCCCAGTCGGCCAAGCTCGACCTGCTCTCGAGCATGCTGCCGGACATGATCGAGAACGGTCGCCGGATCATCATCTTCTCGCAGTTCGTCGAGATGCTCGACCTGATCGAGAAGATGCTGGGCGAGCTCGGGATCGACTTCGTCAAGCTGACTGGCCGCACCAAGGACCGCGAGACCCCGGTCAAGCGCTTCCAGGCCGGCGAGGTGCCGATCTTCCTGATCAGCCTGAAGGCCGGCGGCACCGGCCTGACCCTCACCCGGGCCGACACCGTGATCCACTACGATCCCTGGTGGAACCCCGCGGTCGAGGCCCAGGCCACCGACCGCGCCCACCGGATCGGCCAGGACAAGACGGTGTTCGTCTACAAGCTGATCTCGGCGGGCACCGTCGAGGAGAAGATGATCGAGCTGCAGCAGAAGAAGAAGCAGCTGGTGGACGGGATCCTCACCGGGACCGCCGGCAGCATGAGCTTCTCCGAGCAGGACATCGACCAGCTGTTCTCGCCGCTGCAGGCCTGA
- a CDS encoding calcium-binding protein, producing MRVTGTDQNDDLLGTAQDDVLAGRGGQDSLLGEAGDDILAGGAGDDVIRGGLGNDVIGGDGFADPDSGGILLGEEYGDDRLSGDAGNDRIEDRHGYDVIDGGDGDDVLTDGDAGGLLRGGDGSDRIFLQKVDGAIAMGDSGADRFHAENAFSAYLDGGSGDDVMTVEAQLALARGGDGADRIAFANEDFLGIPSIIARAWGGGGDDRIDGTGRWNELRGEAGNDRLFGAGSFARMDGGEGNDTLVGFAERSLATGGTGADLFRPSGGEMTIADFTRGQDRLAFEGRGFADLDSNRNGVLDQGDLGVTIRSASLDGQICGSTVIQLAPANPGAAAVTTILFGVTGLTAQDFRSGIDPVPGAAPVQTVPRPFGANRVGAASNDTITGTGIDDMLAGGGGADVIEGLGGDDLVTGGRRDDLLRGGEGDDVLIGDGGQDRLEGGAGDDSLIGGLADDTLVGGAGRDVLTGGQGLDILDGGEGDDAIFDEDGVGSVQAGDGDDWVRLGTGSQRFGDAEIRLGDGADQAEILGGGVRVYGEAGDDHLRALLGDNLLHGGSGNDWIGGGREADTILGDSGNDQLGGGAGDDRLNGGSGDDLLVGGAGADILAGGSGADLFVFRAYRDGGFLDGDEQDLVLDFVRGEDRLLLRGGDGLGAENRVVTLAMLDSNGDGALGAGDRGVTVTADGAGGAPMLVLDLGAALGLGADTAHRLTLPGIDRLFGPDLG from the coding sequence ATGCGTGTCACCGGCACCGACCAGAACGACGATCTCCTCGGAACCGCGCAGGACGACGTGCTCGCCGGCCGCGGCGGGCAGGACAGCCTGCTGGGGGAAGCCGGCGACGACATCCTGGCCGGGGGAGCGGGCGACGACGTCATCCGCGGCGGGCTCGGCAACGACGTGATCGGGGGCGACGGCTTTGCCGATCCGGACAGCGGCGGGATCCTGCTGGGCGAGGAATACGGCGACGACCGGCTGTCCGGCGACGCCGGCAACGACCGGATCGAGGACCGGCACGGCTACGACGTCATCGACGGCGGCGACGGCGACGACGTGCTGACCGACGGCGATGCCGGCGGCCTGCTCCGCGGCGGCGACGGGAGCGACCGGATCTTCCTGCAGAAGGTCGACGGCGCCATCGCCATGGGTGATAGCGGCGCCGACCGCTTCCATGCCGAGAACGCGTTCTCCGCCTATCTGGACGGCGGCAGCGGCGACGACGTGATGACCGTCGAGGCCCAGCTGGCACTGGCCCGCGGCGGCGACGGCGCCGACCGGATCGCGTTCGCCAACGAGGACTTCCTGGGGATCCCCTCGATCATCGCACGCGCCTGGGGCGGGGGCGGGGACGACCGGATCGACGGAACCGGGCGCTGGAACGAGCTTCGCGGCGAGGCCGGCAACGACCGGCTGTTCGGCGCCGGCTCGTTTGCGCGGATGGACGGCGGCGAGGGCAACGACACGCTGGTGGGGTTCGCCGAGCGGTCGCTGGCGACCGGCGGTACCGGCGCCGACCTGTTCCGCCCATCGGGCGGCGAGATGACCATTGCCGACTTCACCCGCGGCCAGGACCGGCTGGCGTTCGAGGGCCGGGGGTTCGCGGATCTGGACAGCAACCGGAACGGCGTTCTGGACCAGGGCGACCTGGGCGTGACCATCCGCTCCGCCAGCCTGGATGGCCAGATCTGCGGCTCGACCGTGATCCAGCTCGCTCCCGCCAACCCGGGTGCGGCCGCCGTGACCACCATCCTGTTCGGCGTCACCGGGCTGACCGCCCAGGATTTTCGAAGCGGGATCGATCCGGTCCCCGGCGCTGCCCCGGTGCAGACGGTGCCGCGCCCGTTCGGCGCCAACCGGGTGGGCGCCGCCAGCAACGACACGATCACCGGCACCGGCATCGACGACATGCTGGCCGGCGGCGGCGGCGCCGACGTGATCGAGGGCCTGGGCGGCGACGACCTGGTGACCGGAGGACGCCGGGACGACCTGCTGCGCGGCGGCGAGGGCGACGACGTCCTGATCGGCGATGGCGGCCAGGACCGGCTGGAGGGCGGGGCCGGCGACGACAGCCTGATCGGCGGGCTGGCCGACGACACGCTGGTCGGCGGTGCCGGGCGGGACGTGCTCACCGGCGGGCAGGGCCTGGACATCCTGGACGGCGGCGAGGGCGACGACGCGATCTTCGACGAGGACGGTGTCGGTTCGGTGCAGGCCGGGGATGGCGACGACTGGGTGCGGCTGGGCACCGGCAGCCAGCGCTTCGGCGACGCCGAGATCCGGCTGGGCGATGGCGCCGATCAGGCGGAGATCCTGGGCGGCGGCGTCCGGGTCTATGGCGAGGCGGGCGACGACCATCTTCGTGCCCTGCTTGGCGACAACCTGCTGCATGGCGGCAGCGGCAACGACTGGATCGGCGGCGGCCGGGAGGCCGACACCATCCTGGGCGATTCCGGCAACGACCAGCTGGGCGGCGGGGCGGGCGACGACCGGCTGAACGGCGGCAGCGGCGACGACCTCCTTGTGGGCGGCGCCGGCGCCGACATCCTGGCCGGCGGCAGCGGCGCCGACCTGTTCGTGTTCCGCGCCTACCGGGACGGGGGCTTCCTGGACGGCGACGAGCAGGACCTGGTGCTGGACTTCGTCCGCGGCGAGGACCGTCTGCTCCTGCGTGGCGGCGACGGGCTGGGCGCCGAGAACCGGGTGGTGACGCTCGCCATGCTCGATAGCAACGGCGACGGGGCGCTGGGGGCGGGCGATCGCGGCGTCACCGTGACGGCCGATGGTGCGGGCGGTGCGCCAATGCTGGTCCTGGACCTGGGCGCCGCGCTCGGCCTGGGCGCGGACACGGCCCACCGGCTGACCCTGCCCGGCATCGACCGGCTGTTCGGCCCGGACCTGGGATGA
- a CDS encoding organic hydroperoxide resistance protein translates to MPILYTTKASATGGRQGHARTEDGKVDVQLDTPKELGGGGGPGTNPEQLFAAGYSACYLGALKFTAGQQKVKISDDAKVTTSVGIGPREDGGGFGLEISMEVSLPGVDRATGEKLIKDAHVVCPYSHAIRGNHEVKTTLV, encoded by the coding sequence ATGCCCATCCTGTACACCACCAAGGCCTCCGCCACCGGCGGCCGGCAGGGCCATGCCCGGACGGAGGACGGCAAGGTCGACGTGCAGCTCGACACGCCCAAGGAGCTGGGCGGGGGCGGCGGCCCCGGCACCAACCCGGAGCAGTTGTTCGCCGCCGGCTACTCCGCCTGCTACCTGGGCGCCCTGAAGTTCACCGCCGGCCAGCAGAAGGTGAAGATCAGCGACGACGCCAAGGTGACCACCAGCGTCGGCATCGGCCCGCGCGAGGATGGCGGCGGGTTCGGGCTGGAGATCTCCATGGAGGTCAGCCTGCCGGGCGTCGACCGCGCCACCGGCGAGAAGCTGATCAAGGACGCCCACGTGGTCTGCCCCTATTCCCATGCGATCCGCGGCAACCACGAGGTGAAGACCACGCTGGTCTGA
- a CDS encoding YaiI/YqxD family protein has protein sequence MNRIFVDADACPVKDEVYRVADRYQWQVVVVANMWLRVPDHPRVSRVIVAEGPDAADDWIVEHAAEGDVVVTADVPLADRCVKTGARVLGPAGKAFTPSSIGSDLAMRNLMTSLRETGEIRGGGRPFSKDDRSRFLVALDNAVQAIRRTGR, from the coding sequence TTGAACAGGATCTTCGTCGATGCCGATGCCTGTCCGGTGAAGGACGAGGTCTATCGGGTGGCCGACCGCTACCAGTGGCAGGTCGTGGTGGTGGCGAACATGTGGCTGCGCGTGCCGGATCATCCCCGGGTCAGCCGGGTGATCGTCGCCGAGGGCCCGGACGCGGCGGACGACTGGATCGTGGAGCATGCCGCCGAGGGCGACGTGGTGGTCACCGCCGACGTGCCGCTGGCCGATCGCTGCGTGAAGACCGGTGCCAGGGTGCTGGGGCCGGCCGGCAAGGCGTTCACGCCGTCCTCGATCGGCTCCGACCTGGCGATGCGCAACCTGATGACCTCGCTGCGGGAGACCGGCGAGATCCGTGGCGGCGGACGGCCGTTCTCCAAGGACGACCGCTCCCGCTTCCTGGTGGCCCTGGACAATGCGGTGCAGGCGATCCGCCGGACCGGCCGCTGA
- a CDS encoding acetamidase/formamidase family protein, producing MSRHHVIEPTPQTMVYGFFDASLPPILEVDSGDTVTLSSWPAGGLDSLPPDRSRVMQAHLDSYEGSPGDGPHFVTGPIYVRGAEPGDVLQIDILSHEFLYDWGFVSILPLLGTLPDEFTEYETIFPDIDRNRNMMTLPWGKELPLDPFFGVIAVAPPAAWGRQPTPPPRMFGGNMDNKELKPGSTLYLPVFNDGALFSAGDGHGVQGDGEVCITALETALTGTFRLTVRKDLGYTYPFAENATHLISIGLHEDLDDAAAQAVRQMVEHVCRRTSLTRNQAYMLCSLAADLRVTQTVDGQKGCHMMLAKDKL from the coding sequence ATGAGCCGCCATCACGTGATCGAGCCGACGCCGCAGACGATGGTCTACGGATTTTTCGACGCAAGCCTGCCCCCGATCCTGGAAGTGGATTCCGGCGACACGGTGACCCTGAGCAGCTGGCCGGCCGGCGGGCTGGACAGCCTGCCGCCCGACCGCTCCCGGGTGATGCAGGCGCATCTGGATTCCTACGAGGGCAGCCCCGGCGACGGGCCGCACTTCGTGACCGGGCCGATCTATGTGCGCGGCGCCGAGCCCGGCGACGTCCTGCAGATCGACATCCTCTCCCACGAGTTCCTTTACGACTGGGGCTTCGTCTCGATCCTGCCGCTCCTGGGCACGCTGCCCGACGAGTTCACCGAGTACGAGACGATCTTCCCGGACATCGACCGCAACAGGAACATGATGACCCTGCCCTGGGGCAAGGAACTGCCGCTCGACCCGTTCTTCGGGGTGATCGCGGTAGCCCCGCCCGCAGCCTGGGGCCGCCAGCCCACCCCGCCGCCCCGGATGTTCGGCGGCAACATGGACAACAAGGAGCTGAAGCCGGGCTCGACGCTCTACCTGCCGGTCTTCAACGACGGCGCCTTGTTCAGCGCCGGCGACGGCCATGGCGTGCAGGGCGATGGCGAGGTCTGCATCACCGCGCTGGAGACGGCGCTGACCGGCACCTTCCGCCTGACCGTGCGCAAGGACCTGGGCTACACCTATCCGTTCGCCGAGAACGCCACCCACCTGATCTCGATCGGCCTGCACGAAGACCTGGACGATGCCGCCGCCCAGGCGGTGCGCCAGATGGTCGAGCATGTCTGCCGGCGCACCAGCCTGACCCGCAACCAGGCCTACATGCTCTGCTCCCTGGCCGCCGACCTGCGGGTCACCCAGACGGTCGACGGCCAGAAGGGCTGTCACATGATGCTGGCCAAGGACAAGCTCTGA
- a CDS encoding VOC family protein: MIEGSIIQVAYVVRDLEAAMKRHWEVCGMGPWDVYEFDASKVDDFIYRGRPANHKALLALAWSGGMQVELLQPVSGYCIYDEHLETKGEGLHHVKLYHADCAKAVAEYARRGYQVTQSGRFDQDEHYYLDTERDFGYVIELGNAGRIPGPDRRYPG, from the coding sequence ATGATCGAAGGAAGCATCATCCAGGTCGCCTATGTCGTCCGCGACCTGGAAGCCGCCATGAAGCGCCACTGGGAAGTTTGTGGGATGGGACCCTGGGACGTCTACGAGTTCGACGCCTCCAAGGTCGACGACTTCATCTATCGCGGCAGGCCCGCCAACCACAAAGCCCTGCTGGCGCTTGCCTGGAGCGGCGGGATGCAGGTCGAGCTGCTGCAGCCGGTGAGCGGCTACTGCATCTATGACGAGCACCTGGAGACGAAGGGCGAGGGCCTGCACCACGTCAAGCTCTACCATGCCGATTGCGCCAAGGCGGTGGCCGAGTACGCGCGGCGCGGCTACCAGGTGACCCAGAGCGGGCGCTTCGACCAGGACGAGCATTACTATCTCGATACTGAGCGCGACTTCGGCTACGTCATCGAACTCGGCAATGCCGGCAGGATCCCGGGACCTGACCGGCGCTATCCAGGCTGA